AATTATTCAAAATCAATAGAAAGTAATGCAACTGATTGTTGAACTCATCATTTATTAGAAATTCAGGCATTTATAGTTTCTCCCAACAGTAAAAGATTTAACTATTATACACAGTGGAAGGAAGGATGCAAGCTATACATCTCGGAGAAAAGAACTCTACAGTTGCACTATAAATTTACCAGATTGCTTCAGGATACACTGTTAtagtttacaattaaaatcaaggTTCACCCAAAACATTTGCCTTAAGGATCAAGACTAGCCATGAAGATCCACAAGAATGAATGAGGAATAAAGAAAGTTCATTTTTTCATGGTAAGTTtgtgctgttgtaagtcaaaggggAATAAAACATATTTGCCAATgtgttgtttaattttttttaatattcaacaGGACAAAGCAGAGAGAATGAAAGCAATGTAATAAATGGTGATTTCTACATAAGCCTCTACTTgaaaaatgtacaaaaaaaatcaactgcagaaaaaaaacctaTTGCTAAACGTTTAATAACTCCTACTTAACTGAAAATTGTGAGTTTAAGGCATGAGCCCCTTTCCCTTATCAAAGGTTTAAAAATTTAACACCTCATTAAGTGATGAATCAACGAAATTGGATAAATTATGTAAAAGGATTACCCTGCATCATTACAaatttgaaagagaaaaaaatcatgcaCGTAGAGCATGTTAGGTAGCACAAATGAAGGAACATAGATATATTATGCTTTCATAGCACCCTTTAAATCTGGTAGCACTGAAAGGCTTCTTTTGTGAGCAGCTATCTATCCCTCATCTTAATGCACAGGGTGAAGTGATAGTAGTGTGCTGTTCACAACACTTTCCCTTAGAACAACATATTTATCAAAATGCTTTAATAATATCAAGAGTTTCCATTTTATTTACATTAGGATTTATCAACACAAGATAAAGTGCTAAATTCCCAGTCTCTCCCTCCCTACCCTCAATATTGTATTTGGCTAATTTACATATTATAAAATTTGAATACTGCTTCATAAATGTCTCTCAAACAAGTCACCAGCTGCTTTCTTTCTTGACGACAACTtgctcttttattcttttatcaaAGTATGAAAAATACTCTTGCCCTGGACTACTTTGGCTTTAAGATGTTTTCCTGACCCTCGCAGgaaatttttattggcaagtGGCAAATTTACAGCATTCTGTAAGAACACTGAGGCCTCTTCTTTTCAGCCATAATTTATGGCATTAGTTGCAAGAGAAAACATTAAATTTAATGTAGGAATCTGATATGTAACATTTATATTACAGAACCACACTTGGAAGCTAAATCACCAGACTGAGACATCCTCCAAAACACTCCAACTGCACCTTGCACCAGGAATTCATAAAAATGTTGTTCTAGTATTAATTGTCATTGCACTTCCCCTTCCCTTTGCTCTTTCCTTCATTCAAGGGATGAACAAAATTTCTTGTGCTGTTACTACTATCATTACAACTACAACTAATGCACAGAGGACAACCATCTTTGATGAAGTTAACCTCATTCTAAAAGATGTGCCATATTAAATTCTTCGGCTCTGATGCAAAGCCCATTTAACAAGTATAAATCTTCTCCTAGCTTTCAGTGGGTTTGAAGGCCTTTGGTTTTGAGTGAGCTTTATTCAGTACTGCTATAGTCAGCAATATTATCTACAACTACTAGACAATGTGGGAAGTCAGTCCCAGGCCAAGATTTATTATTTAATAGCTTAAATCTAATGTAAAATTGGTATTTAACAAGAATCAATAAAATACCACCCACCAGTTTCTATGAATAAACATGCCAATCTGACTCTTTTTTCACATATACAATTACAGTTAGATACTGTTTTAGGATTCAAATCCTCTGAAGCTCAAAATGATGATCAAGGTTTTATTAAAACCACTAGGAATTTGAAAGTTTCCTTAAATGGCATGCAGCATAATTTGCCATTATTTTGAACTGCATGATGGTGTTTTTGGTGATGCAATACTAGATGTTCAAGAATCACAGGCAACTCTctgaatatacacacacacaattatatgtTGTTAAAATTAGCCTCTAACACTAAATGTTATGAAAAACTAACGGCCCTTTCCTTGTGCCAAGACATTTATACAATACTTGGTCTAGCTGAGAGTAAGGCAAATAAAGATATATCTAAAAGACACATCTCAAGGATTCTAACATCAGTTATTCTTCACAACTTACATGAAAGTCCTCCATTTCCTCATAAAATCTTTTGTTTTTATAAAGTATGACAGCAAACCTTTTTATGTgatttaggaaaatattttacttAATATGATCTCCAAAGCAATTAATGAAACAGATTGCTTGGGTAACAGCTAGTTGTTGCTATTTTTATAGAAATTTAGTTGAGGAAACTTTGTTATTTGCATTACAAGTCCTaacaatataaaactaaaagGTTTACCTTTTTGATTTAGAAGGTGATCATAGGATGCCAATCTCTATTGAGAAATTATATCATGGTCATTGTATTTCTAATATGAATATTGaagttacaaatatttttaaaaaattgttacatATTCAGTTTTAAAAACCATTTAGCATATTTGATTTCTGCTTTAGCCTTTCAATGAAGGAAGCAGTGGGACTTAGTGAACTTTAAGATGTAAAGCAGCACTCTGAAATATTTTAGTTGTTTTCCTTATATATCTATGTGTTTTTAAATCTAAAATGTGCATTAAAAGGACATATTGTATGATGAAACTGAAGTAGATGAAAATATCAACTTTTAAAGTGGCATGCAGTTAATTGGAGTAACATAAATTGGTGATCTATttgcaacaaaaataaaacatggctatataaatgaacttttgcatttGCTGAGATGTGCATTTTAGGTTTTCACATCAttaaattttggggggaaaaaactaccAAAACTTTGTCTCTTAGCATCCTATAGAACACATTTGATCTTTatttggactttttaaaaaaatgcttttaaacattttaaaacagtttttaaaatcttttttaggACAGCAGGAAAGAACTAAGAGGTCCTTAATTTTAATACTAAATATAACGTGAAAACTGCTAATGTAGTGTAATTCTATGCCTTACTTTAGACAACTGCTGAATAATGTCAAACTTATCCAGAACGTTTACTATATAAGGTAATCTACTGGACATTTTAAAACGTATTTATGCCTTTCGGCATTGCAAAATATTGGAGTAAGAGGCCAAAAAGATGTTAAACTCCAAGCAGATTAGGATTTATAGGAAGAACCATTTAGACTATAAAGTCACCTTCCCcacataaataaatgaagaacaaGCTTTGTGCGTGCACACTGATTATCAGGTTCTGGACTGTAGGCACAGACAGCGAGAACCTTATAGTTACTTTGCATTTTAAAACATGATACCTAGAACAAATAAATGGCTCAACATGGCATTTGTTCTCACTACCAAAATGAAGATAAACTGAAGCCACTGCCAACTTTATTATTACTGTAAAGTGTTTGCTTTGTAGTCTCATCACTCATCACTAGACTGAGATTCCAATTACTTAAAAAGATCTCATAGCAACTTGAAATTATTTTTAGcttcaatgtgtgtgtgtgtgtgtgtccgtccAACTAATATAtccaatgtatatatatatatatccagccTTTAAAAAATCAGGAAATAGCATGGATCTGTGGCAACAGCTCTGTATTCAATAGTTTGTTTGAAaaacagaaatattgaaatatttaacaCATTAGAATTTGTGTAGTCATGACattctaataaatattaataaatgggTTATGCTGGCCAATTTCTATGTTTCAATATAAAAACTGATCATATATGCAAAAGCACTAGGATTAGAAATGTTTAGCACCCATGAAAATCTAAGATAGTTATTCTCAAAACAGGTAATTTTATGTGGTTTAAACCAGAATTTAGAAGTTTTACCTGGTCTGTGCCTTTAAATACTATGTGAGTATAATGATTCTATTCAAGAATGTCAAACTCATGCATGGTTTATGTTACAATCTGCAACATAAGGCAATTTCTTAAACAGTCATTGCTTTGGGCATCTTGAGTTTCTTTTGGTCTTTCTTTCAGGTTAAAGACCATGCTTTGAAACTAAAGAGATTTTCATACATATTCTGAAATTAAGTATTGTAATATGGGGATCAAACTTTGCTTCGTTTTcttatgtatattttaatttacaaaaaaaccttaattttttaaaaaagtatttataaTGCACCTGAtgctttttttaatattacatttGTCTGAGTCCATAGTCTACCTAACTTTCATTCCAGTTTACTGCTTTCTGTTTTCTGATCCAATCTGCTCTTGTTGCTTTTTACCATGTAGATAAAGTAAGCAAGAGTTTCTTTTTCATTCACTGGGATGTTCCTGAAGTGACGACTGACAgtctgaaaaaaaacccaaagatttttttaaaaataaaaatattttcctagcaGAAGGAAAATACATGTGGAAATCATAAAGTTTTCAATGACTTACTTCTGCCAACTGAGCTTTATTGAGACCAGGTCTGGTTTGTAATTTGTAATGTCTTTTGTAACGGCGCAAAGTGTTTACTTGAAGCTGAAACAAGTCAACCTAAAAAAAGTGGcacaatgaatatatatatttagtttgACAACTGAAAAGTTAAACCTCTACAATGCATTATATTTTAATAGCAAAAAGCTTCTTTACAATGTATATAAAGTTGCACATGTTAAACTTTTTCCAGGGATAGGATAGCTATGTGACCCCAGGAGGACAATGCAGGTGTTTTAAGAAATTGCAGGGACAACTTTAGTGATGTAATGTGCTTCAAAACACCTTTTCTTCAAAAGCACTGCATTCCTAAAAAACTATACAGCAAAAGCAAAATATGGCAAACCCTGTTTCCATGAAATTCTTAAACACTTATTTTTTATTAGGAAATGTGTAGATGATTACatgtatataacatataacatgttTTCAGCATCATATAAGTGTTTTTGTTAAGTTTTTCTTCAGAATTTTGAATGCTACAAACTTAGAGAATGAAAGCAGGTATTTGTACAATATGTTAATACCTCAAAAGATTGTAGAACTGAAAATTGGGAGAAAAGAACAATCAGATTAACTGATTTGTAAcattaaaaaagcaaacaaagagGACTTGCTAGAGGTACACAATGTAGAAAGAGAGATGCTGAGTAGTGAGAGATTCAGAACAAATAAAAGTAAGGACTTGCTCAAATTCTACATGTTTATTCAAGATATAGTAATGATCACCGACATGATAACATAGAGTTCCTTTATAAGGGAAGATAGAAATTAGCAGAAAGCTGCTGTGGCTGTTCTTGATCTGATAACCAGTGGAAAGTTAAAGCAATTCAGAGACAGTATCAAGACAGTTTTAATCTGCTGTATCCAAGTTGCTTCATTTTCTAGGTGTCTTAAGTCAGGCCTGAATTGTGACCAAAAACTGTGAGCCCTTCTGAATTCATGATTTACATTATTCACAGGTTTGTGATATGGAAAaaagatatagcaatagcaatagcacttagacatatatcacttcacagtgctttccagtcctctctaagcggtttacagagtaaacattctgggtcctcatttatccaacttcggaaggatggaaggctgagtcaacctttagcctggtgggatttgaactgccaaactgcaggcagctggcagtcaggagaagtagcctgcagtactgcactctaaccactgggccaccgcaGTTCATATACTGCCCCAATGTGATTTATAAGTTTAAAATTGTATGAAATCAGAAAGTTCTGAGCACTAATAATTAGAGTACAATCGTGAAAAACAAATCTTATGCTACTTTTAGGAAGTGTAATTAAatttacaaaaatataaatataatctgaacagtaaatctaaattttattacgtaattcacctctggaacatcTATTTCATGCTCTGGAGAGTCTCCCCCATCATCActggttttcctttttcttttatttcggaCACTTTGAATGAAGTTCTTGTGGAAATCACATATATATAAGTGTCTTACCTAAaattaaacaagaaaaatataaatagcaCAATGTTTACAACAGTAAAAAGaacgataaaaataaaaatctgagaaCTTTCAGTGCCAACAATTTGAGCtctttttggagaatagtttttaTCTGTTCATTTAAGAGCCATTACACATCAAAAAGGaatgacagacagacaaatttcttttttcagttttgatTCATTGTGTGGCAGATGACTTCATTTCACTAGAACACCAGCCCAAATTAAGTCTTCCACAAACCCTCTTTTTGCTCATCTGCTTTCTTCAAGTCTGATAGTAAAGAGGCTGTTTTAAAAACCGGACTTACTGGAGTAGTAAGTTaatatgtttaaaattaaaattgtgggCTACAATATAAAACTGAACATTGAACAActgaatttagtttttaatgtcaAATTAAAGTCCTTCTTGTGGGGTTCATGGGTGTCTTGTAGGTCTGTGTGCACAAATAATATATCTTGACATGAAAATGGAAgtaccatgaaagccagttgaatgACTTTAGCCAGTCACATTTTCTCAGCCCAACTAACATCAGAGtcattgtgaggaaaataggaggaggacgaTGTGTTAGAAATGTttaccgccttgagttatttggaaaaataatgaaggcaggataagaataaataaacaaaaatattttttttgccctTATGTAATGATATTCTTACaagtaagaaagagaaggaaagtacaCTGTGACATcacaaaatacattttttcattttcttttaatctcTGCTTGCTGTCGACAAGCTGCTAATAATCATGAAATCCCTTAAAatcaatttttcaaaaaaataaaacaaaaaatcaagTGTGTTAGAATTTAATAGAGTTaacaagcccccaccccacccccaaagaaACCTAATGAGGAACTATTATGAAAGAAATTTAGGGAGGCATGAAAAAGTTGGGGATGACAATATTGCTATACTGCTATACCGAACTGTGACAAATTCTAGTTATTATTAGCTCTAGGCTTGGACACTTCCTATAAATTGTGTCAAGAGCTGCTGGATTAAGTTGGGGTATAAGTTAATAA
This genomic window from Ahaetulla prasina isolate Xishuangbanna chromosome 2, ASM2864084v1, whole genome shotgun sequence contains:
- the SAP30L gene encoding histone deacetylase complex subunit SAP30L codes for the protein MNGFSTEEDSRDGPPTTPFYGQSCCLIDDGDRCVRPAGNASFSKRIQKSISQKKLKLDIDKSVRHLYICDFHKNFIQSVRNKRKRKTSDDGGDSPEHEIDVPEVDLFQLQVNTLRRYKRHYKLQTRPGLNKAQLAETVSRHFRNIPVNEKETLAYFIYMVKSNKSRLDQKTESSKLE